Genomic segment of Sulfitobacter faviae:
GGATTATGACGACACGCATTTCGCTCATGTCGGGCATCTGTCGGTGGGCATTTATCCTGCAGCGCTAGCGGTGGGTGAGGCCGGAAACCTTAGCGCCGAAGCCGTCTGCGCCGCATTTGCAATCGGCGGTGAGGCGGCGATCCGAGTCGGGCTAGCGCTTGGCCGTGCGCATTACGAGCGAGGATTTCACCAGACCGCTACTGCTGGGGCTTTCGGCGCAACGGTCGCCGCCGGGCGGCTAATGGGACTGACGCGCACCCAGATGCGAACCGCCATCGGCCTGTGTGCCACCCGCGCCACCGGCCTGCGCTGTCAGTTTGGTACAATGGGCAAGCCCTATAACGCGGGCATTGCCGCCGCTGCGGGTGTGGAGTGCGCTCAACTGGCTAAGGCCGGAATTACCGCTCCAGACGACGGTCTATTCGGGCAAAACGGCTATCTCGCTACCCATAGCGACGCGCCGGGCGACATCGCTATGGTTCACGATGTTTGGCTGCTGGATGAAATGAAGTACAAGCTGCACGCCTGCTGCCACGGCACCCATGCCATGATAGAGGCGCTGAAGGGCCACGATATTGGTAGCGTCAGAGCCCTGCACCTGCGCACCAATCCCAGATGGTTGACCGTGTGCGATATCAAGACCCCTCGCAGCGGACTGGAGGTAAAATTCAGCTATGCTTGGCTGGCCGGCATGGCCCTTCGCGGGGATTCCACTGGCAGCGACAGGGCGTACACGACCTCGCTGGCTAATGATCCTGATCTTGCGACATTCGCCCAATGTGTGAAGGTCTCCGGCGACAGCGCCCTGACAGACATGCAAGCCGCAGGCGAAATTCAGATGCAGAATGGCAGCATTCAGGCTTTCGCCTACGACATGGCCACGCCAATTCCCATCAGCGATTTGACAATAAGTTTGCGCAGTAAAGCGCGCGCGCTGCTGGGACCGACCGGCGACGAACTCTGCGATGCGCTGGCGTCGCTTGACGGGAAGATGGCCCACGGTCTGGCAGCTTATCTGGAGCATCGTGCATGACCGACTATTCTAATTGGATCGGTCGAAAAACCCTGCATACCGAAACTCTAACTCCGCGCCTCATAGCCGAGTTTCGCGTGACGTTGGACGGCGTATTGGCCCCCTGGCCGTGCCCCCCGGTGTCGAATTCTGTCTTGCTCCGGACATCTGTACGCCGGACCTTCTCGGTCGTGACGGCCATCCTCGCACCGGGATCTACCTGCCGGACCTGCCTCTACCTCGCCGGATGTGGGCCGGTGGTCAGATCAAACGCGTTGCCCCTTTGTCAGAAGGCGAAACCATTACTAAGATCTCGACCATCGAAAACGTCACGTTCAAGACAGGCCGCAGCGGGCGTCTGGGCTTTGTTACCCTGCGCAACCTATATCAAGTAGACGCCAAGACTCGCATAGAGGAGCGGCAAGACATCGTCTATCGCGAAGACCCCAACCCTGGCGCGCCTCTGCCTGCTCCGCCACAAGCAGATCCATGGCTAGATGCCGAGACCCGCGATATCACCACGAGTCCAACGCTACTTTTTCGGTACTCTGCGCTTACATTTAACGGCCATCGCATTCATTATGACGCGCCCTATGCGCGCGAGGTCGAAGGCTATGACGGCCTTGTCGTGCATGGCCCGATGCAGGCAATCTGGATGCAAAACTTGGCTACTATGCTGTTGGGTCATGCGCCTACGCTCTTTGAATACCGCGGGACAGCTCCGTTGACCTGCCGCCAACCGGTGCGTGTAGAAGCCAGGTCAGGCCCAAGAGGACTGGCTCTGCGGGTGCGCCGCACCGGCGACAACATCGTTACTATGCAGGGCACTGCAACCGTCTAAGATTAGGGACCATAGACTAAAGCCAACGAGAACGCGTTATTCGTGCGAAAGTCATCTAAGCTAGGCCGGATTATTCGACGGCAAACACAACTCAACCTTCCGAGGACCTAATGGACCCATTCGAATTCAACACCACAAAGTCAATTGTTTTTCGCCCCAGCGCCTCAGCTGAACTAGCCGATATTTCGGGTTCGCTGTTAGGCGCAAACGTGCTCTTCATCACCGATCCCGGGCTGCGCAAATTGGGATTGTGCAACAACGCGCTGGCCTCGCTTGAAGCAGCGGGCATCGCCGTGACTGTGTTCGATCAGGTAGAACCGGATCCGTCACAAGCTACACTGAAGGCGGCGCTTGCGGCCGGGGATGCGGCAGAGGTTACCGGCGTCGTCGGTTTTGGCGGCGGCTCATCTTTGGATATTGCAAAAGTTGCCGCGCTGCTCCTGGGTTCACGCGAGGATCTGGACAAGGCTTGGGGCGTTGGAGTGGCCAAAGGGCCCCGCATGCCACTGGTGTTGATCCCGACCACCTCCGGCACTGGCAGCGAAGTCACACCTGTCTCTATCATCACCGTCGGCACCGAGGAAAAACGCGGCATTTCCAGCCCAATATTGCTGCCCGACATCGCCATTCTCGACGCTGAACTTACCCTAGACCTACCTTCTGCGATCACCGCTGCAACCGGTGTGGACGCGATCGTCCATGCGATCGAAGCCTACGCCTCGGCCAATTGTAACAACAATCCCCTAAGCAAGGCTCTCGCGCGCGAGGCCCTGCGCCTTCTGGGGGCGAACATCGAAACCGTCGTCGCCGAACCCGGCAACGTCGAGGCTCGCGGGGCGATGTTACTGGGCTCCATGCTGGCCGGGCAGGCGTTTGCTAATTCTCCAGTCGCCTCGGTGCATGCTCTGGCCTATCCGATCGGCGGCACTTTCCACGTGCCCCACGGCCTGTCCAACGCGTTGGTTCTGCCGCATGTCTTGCGGTTCAACGCTCCGGTCGCCTACGCGACCTATGCCGAAATCGCAGCCGACGCCTTTCCGCACCTTGCCGAAGTCGAAGGTGCAAAGGACCGCTGTGCCGCCTTGATCGACGCGCTGGCTGGCCTGTCAAACCGTCTGGGTCTGCAGACCCGTCTTCGCGAGGTCGGTATCCCCAAGTCCGCGCTAGAGAAAATGGCCGCTGACGCAATGCTTCAGACCCGGCTGCTAGTGAATAACCCACGTGCAATGTCTGAACAGGATGTATTGAAGATCTACGAGGCCGCATGGTAGCCGCTCCTACCCGCACGTCCCGCGCCAAGTATCCCATCTTTCGATCGCTTACGACGCGCTGGAATGACAATGATGTTTATGGGCACATGAACAATGTGGTGCATTATTCGCTATTCGACACGGCAGTAAACGGCTGGCTGATCGAAGAGGGACTGATGGATCCGAAAACCAGTGACACCATCGGACTGGTCGTGGAGACCGGATGCAGGTATTTCGGCGAAATGGGTTTTCCCGATACGGTGCATGCTGGCATCAGGGTGGCCCATACAGGATCATCTTCGGTCCGGTTCGAAATCGGTCTGTTTCGTAACGACGAGCAGACGGTCACAGCCGAGGGGTTTTTCGTCCATGTTTATGTAGACCGCTATACCCGCCGTCCCAGCCCGATTGTCGGCGCCCGCCGTGTCGCTTTTGAGGCACTTATGGTCTAGGGTCAGGATGCATTGATTTTCGCTACGTTGCGTGGTTCACGGCTCGGAAAACGGAGCGGTGACATGAGCGACCTTTACTGGCAGAGCGACGAGCAGATGGCCAAGCTTTCCCCTTTCTTCCCGAATGTCCGTCGTCAGGGTTTCTGGAACCAATGGCGGCCTAAACTAAGAGAGAGTTTGGCTCATCTGGTTGGTTTGATTATGCGGCGTGCTGTCGGTGATGCAAGCGTCGCGCTTCGAGTGTCTTTCGTTTGATCCTTTCCCTTTGCTGTAGAGTGGCTGTGTCACATCCGAAGTAGACGTCGGCGGGTGTGACGTTGTTCAGGCCCTCG
This window contains:
- a CDS encoding MmgE/PrpD family protein, coding for MSGLNALLDLAELPDAQIPQTTLNTARLSLMDWLMCGRAGVDEPVSEILRSMADHEGGAPQSAIFGGGRAPARMAALINGATSHALDYDDTHFAHVGHLSVGIYPAALAVGEAGNLSAEAVCAAFAIGGEAAIRVGLALGRAHYERGFHQTATAGAFGATVAAGRLMGLTRTQMRTAIGLCATRATGLRCQFGTMGKPYNAGIAAAAGVECAQLAKAGITAPDDGLFGQNGYLATHSDAPGDIAMVHDVWLLDEMKYKLHACCHGTHAMIEALKGHDIGSVRALHLRTNPRWLTVCDIKTPRSGLEVKFSYAWLAGMALRGDSTGSDRAYTTSLANDPDLATFAQCVKVSGDSALTDMQAAGEIQMQNGSIQAFAYDMATPIPISDLTISLRSKARALLGPTGDELCDALASLDGKMAHGLAAYLEHRA
- a CDS encoding iron-containing alcohol dehydrogenase, with amino-acid sequence MDPFEFNTTKSIVFRPSASAELADISGSLLGANVLFITDPGLRKLGLCNNALASLEAAGIAVTVFDQVEPDPSQATLKAALAAGDAAEVTGVVGFGGGSSLDIAKVAALLLGSREDLDKAWGVGVAKGPRMPLVLIPTTSGTGSEVTPVSIITVGTEEKRGISSPILLPDIAILDAELTLDLPSAITAATGVDAIVHAIEAYASANCNNNPLSKALAREALRLLGANIETVVAEPGNVEARGAMLLGSMLAGQAFANSPVASVHALAYPIGGTFHVPHGLSNALVLPHVLRFNAPVAYATYAEIAADAFPHLAEVEGAKDRCAALIDALAGLSNRLGLQTRLREVGIPKSALEKMAADAMLQTRLLVNNPRAMSEQDVLKIYEAAW
- a CDS encoding acyl-CoA thioesterase; this translates as MVAAPTRTSRAKYPIFRSLTTRWNDNDVYGHMNNVVHYSLFDTAVNGWLIEEGLMDPKTSDTIGLVVETGCRYFGEMGFPDTVHAGIRVAHTGSSSVRFEIGLFRNDEQTVTAEGFFVHVYVDRYTRRPSPIVGARRVAFEALMV